Proteins from a single region of Paenibacillus sp. BIHB 4019:
- a CDS encoding ABC transporter ATP-binding protein: MSNLQHQPNAATMTARAAAAATTAPIIEMNDVCFQYPGAEGMALHDIKLAIQPGEFIAIAGTNGSGKSTLCKCLNGLIPNYYVGDLSGSIRVAGMDAANETVSSLSRKVTYVFQDFENQLVRPTVYDEACFAPLNYGYADYRQRGERALAMLGLEPLRDQWIWQLSGGQKHMTALAGALALDPDVIIVDEPVAQLDPYHAKLIYDKLAMLNKQYGKTIIVIEHHTEFIADYCDKVVLMDSGTIRWIKPVQEALSRVDELAALNILPPQVTLAVRNWEARSGKAAATAADSLYPITLAEAAVYFQKDTEAVAGAKKANQLQAAFPSARQAGFIAKQESQALSHSANSSSVPAKAADAAAPQELIRFEHVSYGYKTITRALHPVIRDLNLSIYEGDRIALVGNNGAGKSTLLKLISGIRRPNKGELTVCGRLTKRHSPEQLSEFVSFIYQHPEEMFIEDSVRKDVEFFPKARNKAGFSAFTDEVLERLRLTELQDRDGRLLSGGQQRRATLAIGLAMRPTVMLLDEPTASLDASSRREMTAMLAELEDQVKATLIATHDMQLVAEWANRVIVMHNGQVLLDTDTRSLFRELHVLEQAGLIPPQIVLLSDRLGLEPPCLSVDELLCRLAGAASADAAEQLPREESITSGSH, encoded by the coding sequence TTGAGCAACTTACAGCATCAACCTAACGCCGCAACGATGACCGCACGAGCTGCCGCCGCTGCGACTACAGCTCCTATTATTGAAATGAACGACGTTTGCTTTCAATATCCAGGTGCTGAGGGAATGGCCTTGCACGATATAAAGCTGGCGATCCAGCCTGGCGAATTTATCGCCATCGCCGGGACGAATGGGAGCGGCAAATCGACGCTCTGCAAATGCTTGAACGGCCTTATTCCTAATTATTATGTTGGCGATTTGAGCGGATCGATTCGGGTAGCTGGCATGGATGCCGCAAACGAAACGGTGTCCTCCCTTTCACGGAAGGTGACTTACGTCTTTCAGGATTTTGAAAATCAGCTCGTGCGTCCGACTGTGTACGATGAAGCCTGCTTTGCACCGCTTAATTACGGCTATGCGGACTATCGCCAGCGCGGGGAAAGGGCGCTCGCTATGCTTGGTCTTGAGCCTTTACGCGACCAATGGATTTGGCAGCTTAGCGGCGGGCAGAAGCATATGACTGCGCTGGCAGGCGCGCTCGCTCTTGATCCCGATGTCATCATCGTGGACGAGCCTGTCGCCCAGCTTGATCCTTATCATGCCAAGCTGATCTACGATAAGCTCGCCATGCTCAACAAGCAATACGGCAAAACGATCATCGTCATTGAGCATCACACTGAATTTATTGCCGATTATTGCGATAAAGTCGTATTGATGGATAGCGGCACCATTCGCTGGATTAAGCCTGTACAGGAGGCGCTGTCCCGCGTCGATGAATTGGCAGCGCTGAATATTTTGCCGCCGCAGGTCACCTTGGCGGTGCGAAATTGGGAAGCCCGGAGCGGAAAAGCAGCAGCAACGGCAGCCGATTCGCTATATCCGATTACGCTGGCGGAGGCTGCGGTTTATTTTCAGAAGGATACGGAAGCAGTGGCTGGTGCCAAAAAAGCGAATCAGTTGCAAGCCGCTTTTCCGTCTGCTAGGCAGGCCGGGTTTATAGCAAAGCAGGAATCACAAGCGCTCAGCCATTCCGCCAATTCAAGCTCAGTGCCGGCTAAGGCTGCGGATGCGGCGGCACCGCAAGAGTTGATTCGCTTCGAGCATGTATCCTACGGCTACAAAACAATAACGCGTGCGCTTCATCCTGTTATTCGCGATCTGAATCTTTCGATTTACGAGGGCGACCGAATTGCGCTTGTCGGCAACAATGGGGCAGGAAAATCGACACTGCTTAAGCTTATTTCCGGCATTCGCCGTCCCAATAAGGGCGAGCTAACCGTTTGCGGCCGCTTAACGAAGCGCCATTCGCCCGAGCAGCTGTCTGAATTCGTCTCCTTTATCTATCAGCATCCGGAGGAAATGTTTATTGAGGATTCGGTGCGCAAGGATGTGGAGTTTTTCCCAAAAGCCCGAAATAAAGCGGGATTTTCGGCCTTTACCGATGAAGTGCTGGAGCGGCTGCGGCTCACCGAGCTTCAGGATCGCGATGGCAGATTGTTAAGCGGCGGGCAGCAGCGGCGAGCTACCCTTGCAATTGGCCTCGCGATGCGTCCAACGGTGATGCTGCTCGATGAGCCGACGGCCAGTCTCGATGCTTCAAGCCGGCGCGAAATGACCGCCATGCTTGCCGAGCTGGAGGATCAGGTCAAGGCGACGCTGATTGCCACGCATGATATGCAGCTTGTTGCCGAATGGGCAAATCGCGTCATCGTGATGCATAACGGCCAGGTGCTGCTGGATACGGATACGCGTTCCTTGTTCCGCGAGCTTCACGTATTGGAGCAGGCCGGACTTATTCCGCCGCAAATTGTGCTGCTCAGCGATCGGCTTGGCCTAGAGCCGCCTTGTCTGTCCGTTGACGAATTGCTTTGCCGCCTGGCTGGGGCCGCATCTGCGGACGCAGCAGAGCAACTGCCTAGAGAGGAGTCCATCACGAGTGGAAGCCATTAA
- the cas5c gene encoding type I-C CRISPR-associated protein Cas5c has translation MRNQIEFEVNGKYALFTDPLTKIGGEKFSYQVPTYQALKGIVESIYWKPTFIWYIDEVRIMNVIQTESKGIRPIEYNGGNMLAYYTYLKDVKYQVRAYFEFNPYREDLVYDRNEHKHHNIAKRSVQAGGRRDIFLGTRECQGYVEPCEFGIGEGSYDKVPEIDFGHMVHGISYPDETGSSERETRLWRARMEHGIIKFIRPEACLLTRKTGEGAAKAFGPENMEPVDQLHEQIFAEGENA, from the coding sequence ATGCGTAATCAAATTGAGTTCGAGGTAAACGGGAAATACGCGTTATTTACAGACCCATTGACCAAAATCGGGGGAGAGAAATTCAGCTATCAGGTTCCTACTTATCAAGCTCTGAAAGGGATTGTGGAATCGATTTACTGGAAGCCCACATTCATTTGGTACATCGATGAAGTTCGTATCATGAACGTCATTCAGACGGAGTCCAAGGGAATTCGCCCCATTGAATATAACGGCGGAAATATGCTTGCCTATTATACCTATTTGAAGGATGTGAAATATCAGGTTCGCGCCTATTTTGAGTTTAATCCTTATCGGGAAGATCTCGTCTATGATCGCAATGAACATAAGCATCATAATATTGCTAAACGATCGGTTCAGGCAGGAGGGCGCAGGGATATTTTTCTCGGGACTCGTGAATGTCAGGGGTATGTAGAGCCTTGCGAATTTGGCATAGGAGAAGGCTCTTATGATAAGGTGCCGGAAATTGACTTTGGCCATATGGTGCATGGCATTAGCTATCCGGATGAAACGGGAAGCTCGGAACGCGAGACCAGGCTTTGGAGAGCCAGGATGGAGCATGGCATCATCAAATTCATTCGTCCAGAGGCTTGCCTTCTGACTCGCAAAACCGGGGAAGGTGCCGCAAAAGCATTTGGCCCTGAAAATATGGAGCCTGTCGACCAACTGCATGAGCAAATATTTGCAGAGGGGGAGAATGCATGA
- a CDS encoding sialidase family protein, with translation MTNIPVTMGTLSQQEPSITINSLNNLTVIVTSSSIATGTSRINVYVSQDGGFTYPSTLTLPLPSGFTTQGNAVGAYGYSNTFMISNTQLNINPVRDSSISVYTSTDNGVTFSGPVITCQGYDAQIYNDKPWIYIDNSNGSPYLGIAHIAFTRYYDNFAASGQFYQRSLDSGQTWSTPQLLSNQMTGSAGFGTNVAVGPTGQVYVAWAQYSPGNPQFLFRRSDDGGVTFNPIVSVSNISLVPSPLPVPGWGFRVLTSAFLAVDVSPNQGQGIVYAVWQDYRTGFSHIYLSRSTNAGNTWSTPIQVDDSPLGTQNFYPNISVSRVTGLIQIVYYTNRVNSSLLDVYGTTSGDAGATFAVNTRLSAASFDPNADPSYGEPCRSLGDYIDVAFSYPDRPTTVWTGMINNVQNIISNL, from the coding sequence ATGACTAATATTCCAGTTACAATGGGGACGTTATCTCAGCAGGAGCCATCCATAACAATAAACAGCCTGAACAACTTGACGGTAATCGTTACTTCCAGCAGCATTGCGACAGGCACTTCCAGGATCAATGTATACGTATCGCAAGATGGAGGTTTTACCTATCCTTCAACCCTCACACTCCCTCTTCCAAGCGGATTTACTACTCAAGGCAATGCGGTTGGAGCTTATGGATACAGTAATACGTTTATGATATCGAACACCCAATTAAATATTAACCCGGTCAGAGACTCCTCTATTTCTGTCTATACTTCCACAGATAACGGAGTGACTTTCTCTGGACCCGTTATAACTTGTCAAGGCTATGATGCGCAAATTTATAATGACAAACCTTGGATCTATATCGACAATTCCAATGGCAGTCCCTATCTAGGAATAGCCCATATTGCCTTCACACGTTACTATGATAATTTCGCGGCCTCTGGACAGTTTTATCAACGGTCCTTGGATTCAGGACAGACATGGTCAACTCCACAATTATTGTCCAATCAAATGACCGGAAGCGCAGGATTCGGAACGAATGTCGCTGTAGGGCCAACTGGTCAAGTTTATGTCGCATGGGCCCAATATAGCCCTGGAAACCCGCAGTTTCTCTTCCGTCGTTCTGATGATGGAGGGGTAACCTTCAATCCGATTGTATCCGTATCGAATATATCTCTTGTTCCTAGTCCGCTTCCTGTACCTGGCTGGGGATTTCGAGTTCTCACAAGCGCCTTTCTAGCCGTAGATGTTTCTCCGAATCAAGGTCAAGGGATTGTATACGCTGTGTGGCAGGATTACAGAACAGGTTTTTCACACATCTATCTTTCAAGATCCACGAATGCAGGAAATACTTGGTCTACGCCTATTCAAGTAGACGACAGCCCTCTAGGAACACAAAATTTTTATCCTAATATTTCAGTCTCTCGAGTAACAGGACTCATCCAAATTGTCTATTATACAAATCGAGTAAACTCCAGCTTGCTGGATGTATACGGTACAACCTCTGGTGATGCTGGCGCTACGTTCGCAGTCAATACACGCCTTTCCGCGGCTTCTTTCGACCCTAACGCAGACCCAAGTTACGGAGAGCCTTGCAGATCTCTAGGCGACTATATTGACGTTGCATTTTCTTACCCCGACAGACCAACTACGGTCTGGACCGGAATGATTAACAATGTTCAAAATATTATTTCGAATCTGTAA
- a CDS encoding cell division protein FtsQ — MTSALKRRYELTQSQKLMVFILAMSLYGISNMFSELIPELKLGPIEIKVEYFAFIPLTLCILFNPLYAALGASFGEIIFGELLLGQFGGLGELEKFIEFSLAMYVAGLLVSDPRNRKQLALASFVAVGIDQMLGTIVDVGKVWFGIEEFEAVPGLPESILLIEGLSFLNAMIITGIFFSLLPTLFLVPRLYGKIEPLLGMKPRDSRVPLSLGQLMTPRLLITGICFFFLAVVAEFLAESDINFAVWEPEFIEQYGSGYMWVSIGAAALVLLATVAFAMRSKAKTAQKPGDIKL, encoded by the coding sequence GTGACATCCGCGCTTAAACGCCGTTACGAATTGACGCAATCCCAGAAGCTTATGGTGTTCATACTGGCTATGTCGCTTTACGGCATTTCCAATATGTTCTCCGAGCTTATTCCCGAGCTCAAGCTTGGGCCAATTGAAATCAAGGTCGAATATTTTGCCTTCATTCCGCTCACTTTATGTATTTTGTTCAACCCGCTGTATGCCGCGCTGGGCGCTTCCTTCGGCGAAATTATTTTCGGAGAGCTGCTGCTGGGGCAATTCGGCGGACTCGGGGAGCTGGAAAAATTCATTGAGTTCTCGCTCGCCATGTACGTTGCCGGACTGCTCGTCAGCGATCCCCGCAACCGCAAGCAGCTTGCTCTAGCTTCCTTCGTTGCAGTAGGCATTGACCAAATGCTCGGCACGATTGTCGATGTCGGCAAAGTATGGTTTGGGATTGAGGAATTTGAGGCGGTGCCGGGGCTGCCAGAAAGCATTTTGCTCATTGAGGGCCTTAGCTTCCTGAACGCCATGATCATTACGGGCATTTTCTTCTCCCTGCTGCCAACGCTGTTTCTCGTACCAAGACTCTATGGAAAAATCGAGCCGCTGCTCGGCATGAAGCCGCGCGACAGCCGGGTTCCGCTCTCTCTTGGACAGCTGATGACGCCGCGCTTGCTCATTACGGGCATTTGCTTTTTCTTCCTTGCGGTCGTCGCCGAATTTCTGGCCGAGTCAGATATCAACTTCGCCGTCTGGGAGCCGGAATTTATTGAGCAATATGGCAGCGGCTATATGTGGGTGAGCATCGGTGCCGCAGCGCTCGTCCTGCTCGCCACCGTGGCATTCGCGATGCGTTCCAAAGCGAAAACCGCCCAGAAGCCGGGGGATATAAAGCTTTGA
- the cas2 gene encoding CRISPR-associated endonuclease Cas2: MLVLITYDVSTSSKEGRRRLSRVAKTCLNYGQRVQNSVFECIVDATKFRQLKYELEELIDKQTDSLRFYNLGDNHKSKVEHIGAKEAYDMEAALIL, encoded by the coding sequence ATGCTCGTATTAATTACGTATGATGTGAGTACATCGAGCAAGGAAGGGCGTAGAAGGCTCTCCCGAGTGGCAAAAACCTGTCTAAATTACGGTCAAAGGGTACAGAACTCCGTATTTGAGTGTATTGTAGATGCGACGAAGTTTCGCCAATTGAAGTATGAATTAGAGGAACTGATCGATAAGCAGACGGACAGCCTGCGCTTCTACAATTTGGGTGATAATCACAAAAGCAAGGTTGAGCATATTGGGGCAAAAGAAGCCTATGATATGGAAGCAGCGCTTATTCTATAA
- a CDS encoding energy-coupling factor transporter transmembrane component T: MEAIKQNLIDKLSVEQIKIELMRTAFGRQSTFLSRFDPRILIIWYSFFAIAPWFIHNKFILLGLLVPIVALTLSSKVSPLVLIIMGIGLISEISYILLGSLLFGGSLASFWPLMTLTLKILLISLASIAVFSSMDPEKLSDALLSLGMPAQFSFGVSYGYRMLPILIEEYHNIIHSFRLRGRSPQRKGIFGWRSLVYLATISVRAFYPLILNTAKRTRTTVEALEVRGFTYSLVSPDAKKLKLAYLRIRPLDFVFLGCSLCYMIALAVAGQHFSL, encoded by the coding sequence GTGGAAGCCATTAAACAAAATTTGATCGACAAGCTCAGCGTCGAGCAAATCAAAATCGAGCTGATGCGCACCGCCTTCGGCCGCCAATCTACTTTTTTATCGCGCTTCGACCCGAGGATTCTTATCATCTGGTATTCCTTTTTCGCTATAGCGCCGTGGTTCATTCATAACAAATTCATTCTGCTGGGGCTGCTCGTGCCAATCGTCGCGCTCACCTTGTCCTCCAAGGTCAGCCCGCTTGTCCTCATCATTATGGGCATTGGGCTCATCAGCGAAATCAGCTACATTCTGCTTGGCTCGCTGCTGTTCGGCGGAAGTCTCGCCAGCTTCTGGCCCCTCATGACACTTACGCTGAAAATATTGCTCATTTCACTCGCCAGCATTGCTGTATTCTCCAGCATGGACCCCGAGAAGCTGAGCGATGCGCTGCTCAGTCTGGGCATGCCGGCGCAGTTCAGCTTCGGCGTCTCTTATGGCTACCGTATGCTGCCGATACTAATCGAGGAATATCACAACATTATTCACTCCTTCCGCCTGCGCGGACGCTCGCCGCAGCGGAAAGGGATTTTCGGCTGGCGCTCCCTCGTCTATTTGGCGACGATCAGCGTCCGCGCCTTTTATCCGCTAATTTTAAATACAGCGAAGCGCACCCGCACAACGGTTGAAGCGCTGGAGGTGCGCGGCTTTACGTATTCCTTGGTCAGCCCGGACGCGAAGAAGCTGAAGCTCGCCTATTTGCGCATTCGCCCGCTGGACTTTGTATTTCTCGGCTGCTCCCTCTGCTATATGATTGCGCTGGCGGTAGCAGGACAGCATTTTTCTTTATAA
- a CDS encoding MurR/RpiR family transcriptional regulator, translating into MVPINIKMDLDKMSKSQQAIANYVAGALAQIPYCTEEDIAQAVGVSTATVSRFWSTIGFANLKAFKKHLLQNEHATPAHKMKQILNKVDSEAADVVGEILDIAANNVAVTKQRVERAAFHQTVEAVHAARKVYIFGSGAAFCLVALLQFRLNRIGVQVVAMEASGSELFETLTHAGEEDVVLMFGFVRRSPELTVILEQGRAAGYRTVLVTDLLVSDMLEQSDIVLQLDRGELEGFHSMTAPVALVDALTVAVTKRQGQQALNQLDRLHALRKRYAAQLPK; encoded by the coding sequence ATGGTACCGATTAATATCAAAATGGATTTGGACAAAATGTCAAAAAGCCAGCAGGCGATAGCCAATTATGTAGCGGGCGCGCTTGCGCAAATTCCCTATTGCACGGAGGAGGACATTGCGCAGGCAGTTGGGGTCAGTACGGCGACCGTTTCGCGTTTTTGGTCCACGATTGGTTTTGCCAATTTGAAAGCCTTCAAGAAGCATTTGCTGCAAAATGAACATGCTACCCCTGCTCATAAAATGAAGCAGATTTTAAATAAGGTCGATTCGGAAGCCGCCGATGTTGTGGGCGAAATATTGGACATAGCCGCAAATAATGTTGCGGTCACGAAGCAGCGGGTGGAGCGGGCAGCGTTTCATCAGACGGTGGAGGCGGTTCATGCCGCGCGTAAAGTTTATATTTTTGGCTCGGGGGCGGCGTTCTGCCTCGTTGCGCTACTGCAATTCCGCCTGAATCGGATCGGCGTGCAGGTGGTGGCGATGGAGGCCAGCGGCAGCGAGCTGTTTGAAACGTTGACTCACGCGGGGGAAGAGGATGTCGTGCTGATGTTTGGCTTTGTCAGGCGGTCGCCGGAGCTGACGGTTATTTTGGAGCAGGGCAGGGCGGCGGGTTATCGGACGGTGCTGGTCACGGATTTGCTCGTCTCGGATATGCTGGAGCAGAGTGATATTGTGCTGCAATTGGATCGGGGGGAGCTGGAGGGCTTTCATTCGATGACGGCCCCAGTTGCATTGGTGGATGCATTGACGGTAGCTGTGACGAAGCGGCAAGGCCAGCAGGCGCTTAATCAGCTGGATCGGCTCCATGCGCTGCGCAAGCGCTATGCTGCGCAGCTTCCGAAGTAG
- a CDS encoding PHP-associated domain-containing protein, whose translation MMNLDLHTHGKLSKKTHFSLDYFAAMTAEAIDNGLNAIALTEHFNTLNYTDMLDQLDAAFAYQDDYYDVNGLKVFTGMEVDVAERGHILIIGNRLYLRDLRQQLEPYAEKGSFIPFSELMDRTEDAPVLRIGAHPMRESNPLTQYAAEQLRRLHALDINAKDLYQYGPAMADQVRQLAAEIGLPACAGSDSHQPLQFGSVWNVLERDCCTAAELREELQNGRYSVEISPCLSVKVKAAQMMKELLKKTMTVE comes from the coding sequence ATGATGAATCTTGATTTGCACACCCACGGCAAGCTATCGAAAAAAACGCATTTTTCGCTCGACTATTTCGCCGCCATGACGGCTGAAGCCATTGATAATGGTCTAAACGCCATTGCGTTGACCGAGCATTTTAACACATTGAACTATACAGATATGCTGGACCAGCTTGACGCAGCCTTCGCCTATCAGGACGATTATTATGATGTGAATGGCCTGAAGGTGTTTACGGGCATGGAGGTAGATGTTGCGGAGCGCGGGCATATTTTAATCATAGGCAATCGCTTGTACCTGCGCGATTTGCGCCAGCAATTGGAGCCCTATGCGGAAAAAGGCAGCTTTATCCCTTTTTCCGAGCTGATGGATCGTACGGAGGATGCTCCCGTGCTGCGGATTGGTGCGCATCCGATGCGGGAGAGCAATCCGCTTACGCAGTACGCGGCCGAGCAGCTGCGGCGGCTTCACGCGTTGGACATTAACGCGAAGGACTTGTATCAATATGGCCCCGCCATGGCCGATCAGGTTCGCCAGCTTGCGGCTGAAATCGGCTTGCCCGCCTGCGCAGGCAGCGACTCCCATCAGCCGCTCCAGTTCGGCAGCGTATGGAATGTGCTGGAGCGGGATTGCTGCACCGCCGCCGAGCTGCGCGAAGAGCTGCAAAACGGCCGCTACTCCGTAGAAATCTCCCCCTGCCTCAGCGTCAAGGTGAAAGCTGCGCAGATGATGAAGGAGCTTTTGAAGAAAACGATGACGGTGGAATAA
- the cas1c gene encoding type I-C CRISPR-associated endonuclease Cas1c, protein MKKLLNTLFVTMPDTYLSLDGENIVIKRDDEIAGRYPLHNLEGVCTFGYAGVSPALMGKCAENNIELTFMTRNGRFLARVVGEDKGNVVLRKEQYRISDDERRSAFFARNMILGKVYNSKWVIERALRDHALRMDTERMKQVSASLSETMKLIRGVEQLDILRGLEGTATVQYNSVFDQLILQQKEQFFFHGRNKRPPLDNVNALLSFTYSLLAKDVTAALESVGLDAYVGFLHRDRPGRASLALDMMEELRSVYADRMVLYLINKKVVNDSGFVKKENGAVIMDDDTRKAVLKAWQERKQEKIMHPYLNEKIAWGLVPYAQALLLARHIRGDLDEYPPFFWK, encoded by the coding sequence ATGAAAAAGCTGCTGAATACGCTGTTTGTTACGATGCCGGATACGTATTTATCACTCGATGGCGAAAATATTGTTATAAAGCGAGATGACGAAATTGCTGGACGCTATCCCCTCCATAATTTGGAGGGAGTCTGCACCTTTGGTTATGCGGGAGTCAGTCCAGCTCTTATGGGGAAATGCGCAGAAAATAACATTGAACTGACCTTTATGACACGCAATGGTCGATTTTTGGCAAGGGTAGTCGGTGAGGATAAAGGGAACGTTGTGCTCCGCAAGGAGCAGTACCGCATTTCTGATGATGAGCGCCGAAGCGCTTTTTTTGCCAGAAATATGATTTTGGGAAAAGTGTATAACAGCAAGTGGGTTATTGAACGTGCCTTGCGGGATCATGCACTGCGTATGGACACTGAGCGAATGAAGCAGGTGAGTGCTTCGCTATCGGAGACGATGAAGCTTATTCGCGGCGTAGAGCAGCTGGATATTTTGCGTGGGTTGGAAGGAACGGCTACTGTGCAATACAACTCGGTGTTTGACCAGTTGATTTTGCAGCAAAAGGAGCAGTTTTTTTTCCATGGGCGAAACAAGCGGCCTCCACTGGATAATGTCAATGCGTTGCTTTCGTTTACCTACTCGCTGCTTGCGAAAGATGTGACAGCCGCGCTGGAGTCCGTAGGCTTGGATGCTTACGTGGGCTTTCTGCATCGAGATCGTCCGGGTAGGGCTTCCCTTGCCCTGGATATGATGGAGGAGCTGCGGAGCGTGTATGCCGACCGAATGGTGTTGTACCTGATTAACAAGAAGGTCGTTAACGACAGCGGCTTCGTGAAAAAAGAAAATGGAGCCGTCATCATGGACGATGACACGAGGAAAGCGGTACTCAAGGCGTGGCAGGAACGCAAGCAAGAGAAGATTATGCACCCCTATTTGAACGAAAAGATAGCCTGGGGGCTCGTTCCTTATGCCCAGGCCTTATTGCTTGCGAGGCATATTCGTGGTGATTTGGACGAATATCCGCCATTTTTCTGGAAGTAG
- the cas7c gene encoding type I-C CRISPR-associated protein Cas7/Csd2, whose protein sequence is MSVLDHKIDFAVILSVQNANPNGDPLNGNRPRQTYEGNGEISDVCLKRKIRNRLQDMGEAILVQSDERRDDGYRSIKERVDANADIQEYAKGKKQNNELYAQAACKAWIDVRSFGQVFAFSGTDVSVGIRGPVSIHTAFSVEPISISSMQITKSVNSVTGRDPNKKGSDTMGMKHRVDFGVYVIYGSINTQLAEKTGFTMDDTEKIRQALITLFENDTSSARPDGSMEVHQLYWWKHQSKLGQYSSAKVHRSLQIQLKEGVVEGKSIDDYTWTIQPLEGLEPQRYVGQ, encoded by the coding sequence ATGAGCGTACTTGACCATAAAATTGATTTTGCCGTTATTCTGTCCGTCCAAAATGCCAATCCCAATGGCGATCCATTGAATGGCAATCGTCCAAGGCAAACCTATGAAGGGAATGGCGAAATTTCCGATGTGTGCCTAAAGCGCAAAATCCGCAACAGGTTGCAGGACATGGGAGAAGCGATTCTCGTACAGTCGGATGAGCGTCGGGACGATGGGTACCGCAGCATTAAAGAGCGCGTTGATGCGAATGCCGACATTCAAGAGTATGCCAAGGGTAAAAAGCAAAACAATGAGCTTTACGCCCAGGCAGCCTGCAAGGCATGGATTGATGTACGGAGCTTCGGTCAGGTGTTTGCTTTTAGCGGTACCGATGTGTCTGTTGGTATTCGGGGCCCGGTATCTATTCATACAGCCTTCAGCGTCGAGCCAATCTCTATTTCCAGCATGCAAATTACGAAAAGCGTCAATTCGGTGACGGGCAGGGACCCAAACAAGAAGGGCTCAGACACGATGGGGATGAAGCATAGAGTGGATTTTGGCGTGTATGTCATCTATGGCAGCATCAATACACAATTGGCGGAGAAAACAGGCTTTACTATGGACGATACGGAGAAGATTAGACAGGCACTTATTACTCTTTTTGAAAATGATACCTCATCCGCGCGCCCGGACGGCAGCATGGAAGTCCATCAGCTTTACTGGTGGAAACACCAGTCCAAGCTTGGACAATATTCCTCAGCGAAGGTACATCGCTCTTTGCAAATTCAATTGAAAGAAGGAGTAGTCGAAGGAAAGTCGATCGACGACTATACTTGGACGATTCAGCCGCTTGAGGGCTTGGAGCCCCAAAGATATGTGGGACAATAA
- the cas4 gene encoding CRISPR-associated protein Cas4 — MWDNNEEDFLMLSGIQHFNFCRRQWALIHIEQQWEENVRTVEGAHLHRKADQPMLREKRGDKLIVRALPVQSRRLGISGICDVVEFVRDSSGVPLAGEEGVYLPYPVEYKRGKPKRNDSDRSQLVAQLMCLEEMLMCELSLGYLYYDEIKHRVEVPVTEADKAKVKQSLEEMRHYYERNHTPRAKTGTHCQSCSLNVVCLPEMLERKPVSSFIESRLYE; from the coding sequence ATGTGGGACAATAACGAAGAAGATTTTCTAATGCTATCTGGCATTCAGCATTTCAACTTTTGCCGGAGGCAATGGGCGCTTATCCATATTGAGCAGCAATGGGAAGAAAATGTCCGCACGGTAGAGGGTGCGCATTTGCATCGTAAAGCCGACCAGCCGATGCTGCGAGAGAAACGCGGGGACAAGCTCATTGTCCGTGCGCTTCCTGTACAGTCGCGGCGGCTGGGCATTTCCGGCATATGCGATGTCGTTGAGTTTGTTCGAGATAGCTCGGGTGTTCCGCTGGCGGGTGAGGAAGGGGTTTACCTTCCTTATCCGGTGGAATACAAACGCGGCAAGCCGAAGCGGAACGATTCCGATCGCTCGCAATTAGTCGCTCAGCTCATGTGTTTGGAAGAGATGTTAATGTGCGAGCTGTCGTTGGGCTATCTCTATTATGATGAAATCAAGCATCGGGTTGAGGTGCCGGTCACCGAAGCAGACAAAGCGAAGGTCAAGCAAAGTCTTGAGGAGATGCGTCACTACTATGAGCGGAATCACACACCACGGGCTAAGACGGGGACGCATTGTCAGAGCTGCTCTTTGAATGTCGTTTGTTTGCCGGAAATGCTGGAGCGAAAACCCGTTTCAAGCTTTATTGAAAGCAGGTTGTACGAATGA